A window of the Candidatus Poribacteria bacterium genome harbors these coding sequences:
- a CDS encoding ribonuclease H-like domain-containing protein, producing MSDKSLFEVATAGHHQVPRNWMPATRVRPFIFEDPVVVWLEYHGNRYGFQPDTSPYEFLDFIAEKSRQFEEKWIKEMASDAVVVCYKSYEARLAGKVRETIDLIRKGTPLIVRPALWWAPERIYGVPDLLVHTSWLRDNFPDLLPVDTYIPEHYVVFDIKFTTKLDRPGKAKDLRSYAAQVRIYSYILGHLQGFMPQKAYLITRDRICDPLPVDITSTLGEPLDQDLAAIRDQFVEIKLNGARYVPWRDDIVRSNLKHQNDRWRTAKDIIAREKMPGGDPALLYQINPDVKRELAARGYPTLDSMLREDPQNIPFEKCRGLGPKKSKQIRAILQANRSGFPLPPPVDVIPVKRQFEFYIDFEYFTNVNVDFDTQWPTLDGCEMVFMIGTGWEEEEKWFFMAFVATAENHNREREMFEEFLKFLETQTKGAFTDNKRTALYHWTSTEVRQVQRMADRHHLPDNHPLRRLPWYDLQRVFLDGPCAVPGAWGYGLKEIAKALGKVDPRFDPQWPGDLDKGLLAMVMGWKAYQSACPLRSQEMITLVQYLEADCKALWKILKWIRSHGKSRVSARTSQKFMKRKMRKI from the coding sequence ATGTCGGATAAATCCCTGTTCGAGGTCGCAACGGCGGGACATCACCAAGTACCTCGGAACTGGATGCCTGCAACTCGAGTTCGGCCATTTATTTTTGAAGATCCTGTAGTTGTTTGGCTCGAATACCATGGGAACCGATATGGTTTCCAGCCTGATACATCTCCTTATGAATTTCTTGATTTTATAGCGGAGAAAAGTCGCCAATTTGAAGAGAAGTGGATCAAGGAAATGGCGTCCGATGCCGTTGTTGTTTGTTATAAATCTTATGAGGCTCGTTTGGCCGGGAAAGTTCGAGAGACGATTGATCTCATCCGGAAAGGAACTCCGCTTATCGTTAGACCTGCCTTATGGTGGGCTCCGGAGAGGATCTATGGCGTGCCTGATCTTCTTGTCCATACATCATGGCTTCGAGATAATTTCCCCGATCTTTTACCGGTAGATACTTATATACCAGAGCATTATGTTGTCTTTGACATTAAATTTACAACTAAGTTGGACAGACCCGGGAAGGCCAAAGACCTCAGGAGCTACGCTGCTCAGGTTAGGATCTATTCTTATATCCTGGGGCATCTCCAGGGATTTATGCCCCAAAAAGCATACTTAATAACCCGTGATAGAATTTGCGATCCCCTACCAGTGGATATCACTTCAACCCTGGGTGAGCCTCTCGACCAAGATTTGGCGGCTATTAGAGATCAATTTGTGGAGATTAAGCTCAATGGCGCAAGGTATGTTCCCTGGCGGGACGATATCGTTAGATCTAACCTCAAACATCAAAATGATCGATGGCGAACCGCCAAGGATATTATCGCACGAGAGAAAATGCCTGGTGGTGACCCTGCTTTGCTATACCAGATCAACCCTGATGTTAAACGTGAACTCGCTGCTAGAGGTTATCCAACACTTGATTCGATGCTCCGGGAGGATCCACAAAATATTCCTTTTGAAAAATGCCGGGGTTTAGGGCCCAAAAAGTCAAAGCAAATCAGGGCCATCCTTCAAGCGAACCGATCTGGGTTCCCATTACCTCCCCCTGTTGATGTAATTCCAGTCAAGAGGCAATTTGAATTCTATATCGATTTTGAATATTTCACAAATGTAAATGTGGACTTTGATACACAATGGCCCACACTTGATGGTTGTGAGATGGTCTTCATGATAGGAACTGGTTGGGAGGAAGAGGAAAAGTGGTTTTTCATGGCCTTCGTTGCCACGGCGGAAAACCACAATAGAGAACGTGAGATGTTCGAAGAATTTCTCAAATTTCTTGAAACGCAAACAAAAGGGGCATTCACCGATAATAAGAGAACAGCTCTCTACCACTGGACAAGTACGGAAGTGCGGCAAGTTCAGCGTATGGCGGATCGCCATCACTTGCCTGATAATCATCCTCTACGTAGGCTCCCATGGTATGATCTCCAGAGGGTATTCCTCGATGGACCCTGCGCTGTGCCAGGCGCGTGGGGCTATGGACTGAAAGAGATAGCCAAAGCCCTGGGCAAAGTTGATCCGCGTTTCGACCCTCAGTGGCCCGGTGATCTCGACAAAGGGTTACTGGCGATGGTAATGGGATGGAAGGCTTATCAAAGCGCGTGCCCATTGCGATCACAAGAGATGATCACCCTCGTCCAGTATCTCGAGGCGGATTGTAAGGCCCTCTGGAAGATTTTAAAGTGGATACGGTCTCATGGTAAGTCCCGGGTATCGGCTAGGACTTCTCAAAAGTTCATGAAGCGTAAGATGAGGAAAATCTAG
- a CDS encoding exo-alpha-sialidase, translated as MTQNAIWVSGQGGYHTYRIPALAVTVRGTLLAFCEGRKHDRSDTGDIDLLVKRSTDGGRTWSESKIVWDDGENTCGNPCPVVDEEDGTVWLLMTWNRGDDNERHIIDRTSRDTRRVFLTSSSDDGISWAEPIEITKAVKKPNWTWYATGPGAGIQIKNGKYRGRLVIPCDHIEAETKHYYSHIIYSDDHGRTWQLGGRAPRPGVNECEVVELYGGRLMLNMRNYDRSHPTRQIAFSDDGGMSWYDQHHHPQLIEPICQASVRRYSWPKENGRGIILFSNPASQEKRINMTIRVSYDEGKSWPIARVLHPGPSAYSCLAVLPDGEIACLYEAGGEHPYESLVFARFTLDWLEE; from the coding sequence ATGACTCAGAACGCCATCTGGGTCAGCGGACAGGGAGGATATCACACCTACCGTATCCCCGCCTTGGCCGTGACGGTAAGGGGAACCCTGCTAGCCTTCTGTGAGGGAAGAAAGCACGACCGCAGCGATACGGGCGATATCGATCTGCTGGTGAAACGCTCCACGGATGGAGGCAGAACCTGGAGCGAAAGTAAGATCGTATGGGACGATGGGGAAAACACGTGTGGAAACCCATGCCCCGTGGTGGATGAAGAGGACGGGACCGTGTGGCTGCTGATGACGTGGAATAGGGGGGATGATAACGAACGACATATCATAGATCGGACAAGCCGGGACACCAGACGCGTTTTCCTTACATCCTCGAGTGACGATGGGATAAGCTGGGCCGAGCCGATCGAGATCACGAAGGCCGTCAAAAAACCCAACTGGACATGGTATGCGACCGGTCCGGGGGCAGGGATCCAGATAAAGAACGGGAAATACAGAGGCAGACTGGTCATACCCTGCGATCACATCGAGGCTGAGACCAAACATTACTATTCGCACATCATCTACTCCGATGACCACGGCCGGACGTGGCAGCTTGGAGGAAGGGCGCCTCGGCCGGGGGTCAATGAGTGCGAGGTGGTGGAGCTATACGGCGGCCGATTGATGCTCAACATGCGCAATTACGACCGATCTCATCCCACACGCCAGATCGCATTCAGCGACGACGGCGGGATGAGCTGGTATGACCAACACCATCATCCACAGCTTATAGAGCCCATCTGTCAGGCGAGCGTTCGCCGATACTCATGGCCCAAAGAAAACGGGCGGGGCATTATTTTGTTCTCCAACCCCGCTTCCCAGGAGAAACGGATAAACATGACCATCCGCGTCAGCTATGACGAGGGTAAGAGCTGGCCCATCGCCAGGGTGCTTCATCCGGGACCGAGCGCCTACTCCTGTCTGGCGGTGCTGCCGGATGGTGAGATCGCCTGCCTTTATGAGGCCGGCGGGGAACATCCGTATGAGTCGCTCGTGTTTGCTCGGTTTACACTGGATTGGCTGGAGGAATGA
- a CDS encoding zinc-binding alcohol dehydrogenase encodes MPKELVALEPGKPVLREYEDGPVPEGHIRVKVEFGAPKHGTELTLYHGLRGARFPMGLGNMCVGRVVELGEGVGDLSIGDRVAGYGHLRETHTWRADGVWKLSERMTWKEAVCFDPAQFALAGVRDGQVRLGDCVAVFGLGAIGQMAVQMARAAGAIFVAAVDPIELRREVALQNGADMVLDPTSQNVGEELKRATGGRGVDVVIETSGNYEALNHAFRGLAFGGNVAYVGWSKECKGGLDFGEVAHFTIPNLIFARACSDPNRDHPRWSFARIMDTCWEMLAEGHFNCEDVVQPVVPFSESAEAYKEFVELHPERSVKLGVTFD; translated from the coding sequence ATGCCGAAAGAGCTGGTAGCCCTTGAGCCGGGGAAACCGGTTTTGAGGGAATACGAGGACGGCCCTGTCCCCGAGGGCCATATCAGGGTCAAGGTGGAGTTTGGCGCGCCGAAACATGGGACGGAGTTGACGCTTTATCACGGCCTGAGAGGCGCCCGATTTCCCATGGGTCTGGGCAACATGTGCGTCGGACGCGTCGTTGAGCTCGGAGAAGGCGTGGGGGATCTCTCCATAGGGGATAGGGTCGCCGGATATGGACATCTGCGTGAGACCCACACTTGGCGCGCAGATGGGGTCTGGAAACTGAGCGAGAGGATGACATGGAAAGAGGCCGTCTGCTTTGATCCCGCTCAGTTTGCGTTGGCCGGGGTCAGAGACGGCCAGGTTCGACTGGGCGATTGTGTCGCGGTTTTCGGACTTGGCGCCATAGGGCAGATGGCCGTCCAAATGGCGCGAGCCGCCGGCGCCATCTTCGTCGCCGCCGTCGATCCGATCGAACTTAGAAGGGAAGTGGCGCTACAAAACGGAGCCGATATGGTCCTCGACCCAACAAGCCAGAATGTGGGCGAGGAGCTCAAAAGGGCGACGGGAGGCCGCGGGGTCGATGTCGTCATTGAGACAAGCGGCAATTACGAGGCGTTGAATCACGCCTTTCGGGGGCTCGCCTTCGGCGGAAATGTGGCCTACGTCGGTTGGAGCAAGGAGTGTAAAGGCGGACTGGATTTCGGCGAGGTGGCGCATTTCACGATCCCAAATCTGATCTTCGCCCGCGCATGTAGCGATCCGAACAGGGATCATCCTAGATGGAGCTTCGCTCGGATCATGGACACATGCTGGGAGATGTTGGCCGAGGGACATTTCAACTGCGAAGACGTCGTCCAACCGGTGGTGCCGTTCTCCGAATCGGCCGAGGCCTATAAGGAGTTCGTCGAGCTACATCCGGAAAGGAGCGTTAAGCTCGGCGTGACTTTCGATTAA